Proteins encoded together in one Lutra lutra chromosome 4, mLutLut1.2, whole genome shotgun sequence window:
- the ADGRB2 gene encoding adhesion G protein-coupled receptor B2 isoform X4, producing the protein MTPACPLLLSVILSLRLAAAFDPAPSACSALASGVLYGAFSLQDLFPTIASGCSWTLENPDPTKYSLYLRFNRQEQVCAHFAPRLLPLDHYLVNFTCLRPSPEEAAGARAEAEAEAEAGQPEEEEEAAAGLELCGGSGPFTFLHFDKNFVQLCLSAEPSEAPRLLAPAALAFRFVEVLLINNNNSSQFTCGVLCRWSEECGRAAGRACGFAQPGCSCPGEAGAAPATTTTPPGPPAAHTLSNALVPGGPAPPAEADLHSGSSNDLFTTEMRYGEEPEEEPKVKTQWPRSADEPGLYMAQTGDPAAEEWSPWSVCSLTCGQGLQVRTRSCVSSPYGTLCSGPLRETRPCNNSATCPVHGVWEEWGSWSLCSRSCGRGSRSRMRTCVPPQHGGKACEGPELQTKLCSMAACPVEGQWLEWGPWGPCSTSCANGTQQRSRKCSVAGPAWATCTGALTDTRECSNLECPAADSKWGPWNAWSLCSKTCDTGWQRRFRMCQASGAQGYPCEGTGEEVKPCSEKRCPAFHEMCRDEYVMLMTWKKAAAGEIIYNKCPPNASGSASRRCLLSAQGVAYWGLPSFARCISHEYRYLYLSLREHLAKGQRMLAGEGMSQVVRSLQELLARRTYYSGDLLFSVDILRNVTDTFKRATYVPSADDVQRFFQVVSFMVDAENKEKWDDAQQVSPGSVHLLRVVEDFIHLVGDALKAFQSSLIVTDNLVISIQREPVSAVSSDITFPMRGRRGMKDWVRHSEDRLFLPKEVLSLSSPGKPAVSGPAGSPGRGRGPGTVPPGPGHSHQRLLPADPEESSSYFVIGAVLYRTLGLILPPPRPPLAVTSRVMTVTVRPPTQPPAEPLITVELSYIINGTTDPRCASWDYSRADASSGDWDTESCQTLETQAAHTRCQCQHLSTFAVLAQPPKDLTLELAGSPSVPLVIGCAVSCMALLTLLAIYAAFWRFIKSERSIILLNFCLSILASNILILVGQSRVLSKGVCTMTAAFLHFFFLSSFCWVLTEAWQSYLAVIGRMRTRLVRKRFLCLGWGLPALVVAVSVGFTRTKGYGTSSYCWLSLEGGLLYAFVGPAAVIVLVNMLIGIIVFNKLMARDGISDKSKKQRAGASLWSSCVVLPLLALTWMSAVLAMTDRRSVLFQALFAVFNSAQGFVITAVHCFLRREVQDVVKCQMGVCRADESEDSPDSCKNGQLQILSDFEKDVDLACQTVLFKEVNTCNPSTITGTLSRLSLDEDEEPKSCLVGPEGGLSFSPLPGNILVPMAASPGLGEPPPPQEANPVYMCGEGGLRQLDLTWLRPEPGSEGDYMVLPRRTLSLQPGSGGGAGEEPPRARPEGTPRRAAKTLPHPEGYPSFLSVDHSGLGLGPAYGSLQNPYGMTFQPPPPTPSARQIPEPGERSRTMPRTVPGSTMKLGSLERKKLRYSDLDFEVMHTRKRHSELYHELNQKFHTFDRYRSQSTAKEKPSPGEHPSLSQQRRHQSWSTFKSMTLGSLPPKPRERLGLHRAAAWEPAEPPDGDFQTEV; encoded by the exons ATGACCCCAGCCTGTCCCCTCTTACTATCTGTGATTCTGTCCCTGCGCCTGGCCGCCGCCTTCGACCCTGCCCCCAGCGCCTGCTCCGCCCTGGCCTCGGGCGTGCTCTACGGGGCCTTCTCACTGCAGGACCTCTTCCCCACCATCGCCTCGGGCTGCTCCTGGACCCTGGAGAACCCCGACCCCACCAAGTACTCCCTCTACCTGCGCTTCAACCGCCAGGAGCAGGTGTGCGCTCACTTCGCCCCCCGTCTGCTGCCCCTGGACCACTATCTGGTCAACTTCACCTGCCTGCGGCCTAGCCCCGAGGAGGCGGCGGGGGCCCGGGCCGAGGCTGAGGCTGAGGCAGAGGCGGGGCagccagaggaggaagaggaggcggCAGCGGGGCTGGAGCTGTGCGGCGGCTCGGGCCCCTTCACCTTCCTGCACTTCGACAAGAACTTTGTACAGCTGTGCCTGTCGGCAGAGCCCTCGGAGGCCCCACGCCTGCTAGCACCCGCCGCCCTGGCCTTCCGCTTCGTCGAGGTCTTgctcatcaacaacaacaactccAGCCAGTTCACCTGCGGCGTCCTCTGCCGCTGGAGCGAGGAGTGCGGCCGCGCGGCCGGCCGGGCCTGTGGCTTCGCCCAGCCCGGCTGCAGCTGCCCCGGGGAGGCGGGGGCCGctcccgccaccaccaccacgcCTCCAGGCCCTCCTGCTGCCCACACTCTGTCCAATGCCCTGGTGCCTGGGGGCCCGGCCCCGCCTGCTGAGGCCGATTTACATTCAGGGAGCAGCAATGACCTGTTTACCACTGAGATGAGATATG GTGAGGAGCCGGAAGAGGAACCCAAGGTGAAAACCCAGTGGCCAAGGTCTGCAGATGAGCCTGGGCTATACATGGCGCAGACAG GCGACCCGGCGGCTGAGGAGTGGTCCCCGTGGAGCGTGTGTTCTCTGACGTGTGGGCAGGGTCTGCAGGTGCGGACCCGCTCCTGCGTGTCCTCCCCCTATGGGACCCTGTGCAGCGGGCCCCTGCGGGAGACCAGGCCCTGCAACAATTCGGCCACCTGCCCAG TGCACGGCGTGTGGGAGGAGTGGGGCTCCTGGAGCCTGTGCTCCCGCAGCTGCGGGCGGGGGTCCCGGAGCCGGATGCGGACCTGCGTGCCCCCACAGCACGGCGGCAAGGCCTGCGAGGGTCCCGAGCTGCAGACTAAGCTCTGCAGTATGGCTGCCTGCCCGG TGGAAGGCCAGTGGCTAGAATGGGGTCCCTGGGGCCCGTGCTCCACCTCCTGTGCCAACGGGACCCAGCAGCGCAGCCGGAAGTGCAGTGTGGCAGGCCCAGCCTGGGCCACGTGTACAGGGGCACTCACGGACACCCGCGAGTGCAGCAACCTCGAATGCCCGG CCGCGGATAGCAAGTGGGGGCCGTGGAACGCATGGAGCCTGTGCTCCAAGACGTGCGACACAGGCTGGCAGCGCCGCTTTCGCATGTGCCAGGCCTCGGGTGCGCAGGGCTACCCTTGTGAGGGCACCGGAGAGGAGGTGAAGCCTTGCAGCGAGAAGAGGTGTCCAG CCTTCCACGAGATGTGCAGGGACGAGTATGTGATGCTGATGACATGGAAGAAGGCAGCTGCTGGCGAGATCATTTACAACAAGTGCCCCCCCAACGCCTCAG GGTCTGCCAGCCGCCGCTGTCTCCTCAGTGCCCAGGGCGTGGCATACTGGGGTCTGCCCAGCTTCGCCCGCTGCATCTCCCACGAGTACCGCTACCTGTACCTGTCT CTTCGGGAGCACCTGGCCAAGGGGCAGCGCATGCTGGCAGGCGAGGGCATGTCACAGGTGGTGCGCAGCCTGCAGGAGCTACTGGCCCGGCGCACTTACTACAGTGGGGACCTGCTCTTCTCCGTGGACATTCTCCGGAACGTCACGGACACCTTCAAGAGGGCCACCTATGTGCCCTCGGCTGATGACGTGCAG CGCTTCTTCCAGGTGGTGAGCTTCATGGTGGATGCAGAGAACAAGGAGAAGTGGGATGACGCTCAGCAG GTATCCCCTGGCTCTGTGCACCTGCTGCGTGTCGTGGAGGACTTCATTCACCTGGTGGGCGATGCCCTCAAGGCCTTCCAGAGCTCTCTGATTGTCACAGACAACCTGG TGATCAGCATTCAGCGTGAACCGGTCTCAGCTGTGTCCAGTGACATCACATTCCCCATGCGCGGCCGCAGGGGCATGAAGGACTGGGTGCGGCACTCGGAGGACCGCCTTTTCCTACCCAAGGAGGTGCTCAGCCTCTCCTCCCCGGGGAAGCCAGCTGTCTCTGGCCCAGCGGGCAGccctggcagggggaggggcccaggAACCGTGCCCCCTGGCCCCGGCCACTCCCACCAGCGCCTCCTGCCGGCAGACCCCGAGGAGTCGTCCTCCTACTTTGTGATCGGTGCTGTGCTCTACCGCACGCTCGGCCTCATCCTGCCTCCCCCCAG ACCCCCACTGGCTGTCACATCCAGGGTGATGACAGTGACTGTGCGgccacccacccagccaccagCTGAGCCCCTAATCACAGTGGAGCTCTCGTACATCATCAAC GGCACCACGGATCCCCGCTGCGCCAGCTGGGACTACTCCAGAGC AGATGCCAGCTCAGGGGACTGGGACACTGAGAGCTGCCAGACGCTGGAGACACAAGCAGCCCACACTCGCTGCCAGTGCCAGCACCTGTCCACCTTTGCTGTGTTGGCCCAGCCGCCCAAGGACctg ACCCTGGAGTTGGCAGGCTCCCCCTCGGTCCCCCTCGTGATCGGCTGTGCCGTGTCCTGCATGGCACTGCTCACCCTCCTTGCCATCTACGCCGCCTTCTGGAG GTTCATAAAATCCGAGCGCTCCATCATTTTGCTGAACTTCTGCCTGTCCATCCTGGCTTCCAACATCCTGATCCTCGTGGGCCAGTCCCGGGTGCTGAGCAAG GGTGTCTGCACCATGACTGCCGCCTTCTTGcacttcttcttcctctcctccttctgctggGTGCTCACGGAGGCCTGGCAGTCCTACCTGGCTGTCATCGGACGGATGCGTACCCGCCTTGTTCGCAAGCGCTTCCTCTGCCTGGGCTGGG gTCTGCCGGCCCTGGTGGTGGCTGTGTCTGTCGGCTTTACCCGCACCAAAGGATACGGTACATCCAGCTA CTGCTGGCTCTCCCTGGAGGGCGGCCTGCTCTATGCCTTTGTGGGCCCTGCAGCTGTCATTGTCCTG GTGAATATGCTCATTGGGATCATCGTCTTCAACAAACTCATGGCACGTGATGGCATCTCCGACAAGTCCAAGAAGCAGAGGGCCGG GGCCTCGCTCTGGAGCTCCTGCGTGGTGCTGCCGCTGCTGGCGCTCACCTGGATGTCGGCCGTCCTGGCCATGACAGACCGGCGCTCCGTCCTCTTCCAGGCTCTCTTTGCGGTCTTCAACTCCGCGCAGGGTTTCGTCATCACTGCAGTGCACTGCTTCCTGCGCcgggag GTCCAGGACGTGGTGAAGTGCCAGATGGGCGTGTGCCGGGCGGATGAAAGTGAAGACTCCCCGGACTCCTGTAAGAACGGGCAGCTGCAGATCCTG TCAGACTTTGAAAAGGATGTGGATCTGGCCTGTCAGACAG TTCTGTTCAAGGAGGTCAACACTTGCAACCCATCTACCATCACGGGCACACTCTCCCGCCTGTCCCTGGACGAGGACGAGGAGCCCAAGTCCTGCCTTGTGGGTCCTGAGGGCGGCCTCAGCTTCTCACCGCTGCCCGGGAATATCTTGGTGCCCATGGCGGCCTcgccagggctgggggagccccCGCCCCCGCAGGAGGCCAACCCCGTGTACATGTGTGGTGAAGGCGGCCTGCGGCAGCTGGACCTCACATGGCTGCGGCCCGAGCCGGGCTCTGAGGGGGACTACATGGTGCTGCCCCGGCGGACTCTGAGCCTGCAGCCCGGCAGCGGGGGCGGAGCTGGCGAAGAACCCCCAAGGGCCCGGCCCGAGGGCACCCCTCGGCGCGCTGCCAAGACGCTGCCCCACCCCGAAGGCTACCCCAGCTTCCTGTCTGTGGACCACTcgggcctggggctgggccctGCCTATGGGTCCCTACAGAACCCCTACGGGATGACCTTCCAGCCACCCCCGCCGACGCCCAGTGCTCGCCAAATACCTGAGCCTGGGGAGCGCAGCCGGACCATGCCCCGTACTGTGCCAGGCTCCACCATGAAGCTGGGCTCCTTGGAG CGAAAGAAGTTACGATATTCAGACCTGGACTTTGAG GTGATGCACACCCGGAAGCGGCACTCGGAACTCTACCACGAGCTCAACCAGAAATTCCACACTTTCGACCGCTACCGCAGCCAGTCCACAGCCAAG GAGaagcccagccctggggagcatccCAGCTTGTCCCAACAGCGGAGACACCAGAGCTGGAGCACCTTCAAGTCGATGACGTTGGGCTCGCTTCCCCCCAAGCCCCGAGAACGGCTGGGCCTGCACCGAGCAGCTGCCTGGGAGCCCGCAGAGCCACCTGATGGTGACTTCCAGACAGAGGTGTGA